A stretch of the Ignavibacteriota bacterium genome encodes the following:
- a CDS encoding LPS-assembly protein LptD has translation MIRFSLIFPVFLILCTISVHGEDRSYTGAFSCGLPQARIDSLDTALVLIDDSLTAEPDTAFVFPVKNAVDTLVTYAAKDSVVYRLRQKRMALAGSSSIAYGAMNIKAERLVLDWDSSTIRAEGVPDTAQGAGAKSLGRPVLKDGGESYEGESMTYNFRTKQGVISQGETSIDDGFYLGKRIKRKSEKTYFVEDGQYTTCDNPDHKHFYFGSPKMKFVPDDVIIAEPIYFFVEDIPLFALPFAVIPSQGGRSSGIILPAFGYDYARGRYLTNGGYYLAASDYWDARFTGDIFSKGGYRVGVDLNYKLRYAFAGSIKASYGRQTFQIGSPYLPDDQPRTEYRFDLQHQQELDPQSTITANISYLTSSYYQSFSNNINQLLNQNVYSTAAYSTAWEGTGRSLSVNMSRNQNLQDGTSNNVLPDITFNQSQVFPFRSGSGTGTEAWYEMIGFNYTAHFKNSIDILKHTRISNSDTSVVSAQYDRRGISHSVGFLLTPKLGYITISPSLSLTERWYDHRLERSYDRSTNSVVARDVRGFYALHGFQSGVAVSTKLYGTLSPNIAGIQGVRHTVEPRLSYTYNPDFSTPGWGMYQSYRDSLDREVRYDPYTGYAERPAEVFGGVSAFESQTLGFQLSNIFEMKLDPAEADTTMTPRKFRLLDISLGSAYNFVSDSLNLSDVNLDYRTNIGGLFDVYGRASFSPYQWQSARYGLDTAGALVMIEQGHVVNSYLAQTGGPLRLTTFDFHLTSTLTQELFTSSTRDTSAMPASTAYRIPWSLSFGFDYGMDQYNPDAQTRSASMRANLSISPTPGWHVTAGLYYDLPSRTLGTPSLNITRDLHCWEMMFNWVPAGPYRSFSLVIRVKAPQLQDIKLERKGSDRGVYGY, from the coding sequence ATGATCCGTTTCTCCCTGATATTTCCGGTCTTTCTTATCCTCTGTACGATTTCCGTGCATGGGGAGGACCGGTCGTACACGGGTGCGTTCTCCTGCGGTCTACCGCAAGCCCGAATCGACAGTCTCGACACGGCTCTGGTGCTGATCGACGACTCGCTCACGGCGGAGCCCGATACGGCCTTTGTGTTTCCAGTGAAAAACGCGGTCGATACGCTCGTCACATACGCGGCGAAGGACTCGGTGGTGTACCGGCTCCGTCAAAAACGTATGGCGCTGGCCGGGAGTTCGTCCATCGCCTATGGAGCCATGAACATCAAGGCCGAACGGCTCGTGTTGGATTGGGACTCGTCCACCATTCGCGCGGAGGGTGTACCCGATACCGCACAGGGCGCGGGAGCAAAAAGCCTGGGACGGCCCGTGCTGAAGGACGGCGGCGAGTCGTACGAGGGCGAATCGATGACGTACAACTTCCGCACCAAGCAGGGAGTCATTTCGCAGGGCGAAACGTCCATCGACGACGGTTTCTATCTCGGCAAACGTATCAAACGCAAATCCGAAAAGACGTATTTCGTGGAGGACGGTCAATACACCACGTGTGACAATCCGGATCACAAACACTTCTATTTCGGATCACCCAAAATGAAGTTTGTGCCCGACGATGTGATCATCGCCGAGCCGATCTATTTCTTTGTCGAAGACATTCCGCTCTTTGCCCTGCCTTTTGCCGTGATCCCGAGCCAGGGCGGCCGCAGTTCGGGCATCATTCTCCCGGCCTTCGGGTACGACTACGCCCGCGGACGCTACCTCACGAACGGCGGCTACTATCTTGCCGCCAGCGATTACTGGGATGCGCGATTCACGGGCGACATCTTTTCGAAGGGCGGTTACAGGGTGGGGGTGGACCTGAACTACAAACTCCGCTATGCTTTCGCGGGATCCATCAAGGCCTCGTATGGAAGGCAGACCTTCCAAATCGGATCTCCATACCTGCCCGACGATCAGCCGCGTACCGAATACCGTTTCGATCTGCAGCACCAGCAGGAACTGGATCCGCAGTCGACCATCACGGCGAACATCAGCTATCTTACAAGTTCCTATTACCAGAGCTTCAGCAACAACATCAATCAATTGTTGAATCAAAACGTGTATTCCACCGCCGCCTATTCCACGGCGTGGGAGGGAACCGGTCGTTCGCTGTCGGTGAACATGTCCCGCAACCAGAATCTGCAGGACGGAACGAGCAACAACGTCCTCCCCGACATCACGTTCAACCAGTCGCAGGTCTTCCCATTCAGGAGCGGGTCCGGAACCGGCACCGAGGCGTGGTATGAAATGATCGGATTCAATTACACGGCGCATTTCAAAAATTCGATCGACATCCTGAAACACACGAGAATTTCGAACTCCGACACCAGCGTGGTGAGCGCCCAGTACGACAGGCGCGGCATCTCGCATTCGGTCGGTTTTCTTCTAACACCCAAATTAGGCTACATCACCATCTCTCCATCGCTCAGTCTCACCGAGCGCTGGTACGACCACCGTCTCGAGCGGTCGTACGACAGGTCCACCAACTCCGTGGTCGCCCGCGACGTGCGCGGATTTTATGCGCTGCACGGTTTCCAGAGCGGCGTGGCTGTCAGCACCAAATTGTACGGGACCCTCTCTCCCAACATCGCGGGCATACAGGGTGTGCGGCACACCGTGGAACCGCGCCTTTCGTACACGTACAATCCCGACTTCTCGACCCCCGGCTGGGGGATGTATCAGTCCTACCGCGACAGTCTCGACCGCGAGGTGCGCTACGACCCGTACACCGGCTATGCCGAGCGGCCGGCGGAAGTGTTCGGCGGCGTGAGCGCGTTCGAGTCGCAGACGCTCGGTTTTCAACTCTCGAACATCTTCGAAATGAAGCTGGATCCCGCCGAGGCCGACACCACAATGACGCCAAGGAAATTCCGCCTTCTCGACATCTCGCTCGGATCCGCCTATAATTTTGTGAGCGACAGTCTGAATTTGTCGGATGTAAATCTGGACTACCGCACCAACATCGGCGGACTGTTTGATGTGTACGGCCGCGCGAGTTTTTCGCCGTATCAGTGGCAGAGCGCGCGATACGGTCTCGACACCGCGGGCGCACTGGTCATGATCGAGCAGGGGCATGTCGTGAATTCGTATCTCGCGCAGACGGGCGGCCCGCTGCGTCTTACAACTTTCGACTTCCACCTCACTTCGACGCTCACCCAGGAACTCTTCACCAGTTCCACGCGTGATACATCGGCGATGCCTGCCAGCACTGCGTATCGTATTCCCTGGTCATTGTCCTTCGGCTTCGATTACGGGATGGACCAATACAATCCCGACGCCCAGACACGGTCTGCCAGCATGCGCGCGAATCTGAGCATCAGCCCCACGCCCGGCTGGCATGTCACTGCGGGGCTCTACTACGATCTGCCGTCGCGCACACTCGGCACACCCTCGCTCAACATTACGCGCGACCTGCATTGCTGGGAGATGATGTTCAATTGGGTTCCCGCGGGGCCGTATCGCAGTTTTTCCCTCGTCATTCGTGTCAAGGCGCCGCAGCTCCAGGACATCAAACTCGAGCGGAAAGGCAGCGACCGCGGGGTGTATGGGTATTAG
- a CDS encoding extracellular solute-binding protein, whose translation MSAVNIHGPVKNRAAAGLLLCALMLILGCVKTERGDEIVYQCAANTAEVAALEADIPAFAAQSGITIRLNPFSGDEKLLAMIAAGQEPDIFYASASLRDRLAAEGHLLDLRTVGEGDPFVARLYEAALQDGRAIDGGWYSCGNWAFTCGVYYNRRLFDEARIPYPDTSWTWDDMQRAARVLTRDKNGDGKTDQHGIYIGTHFVETLERMNHAPIGRDEMLLSISPEAREVYGKYLALLDAGLMLDPRRVQAMGMQPPQMLENGTVAMLVEGLPNPSMYAALRVPWGVAPLPRFAGKAPLYFRSRSGGLCISARTKNPARTWAALKWIIGTASAYQPNPVLRDVDFTGGWEARYPTLRGSGFREVWERSLVNDGGDSRYFARLSSWTMNPIMERFQPLLDRLWARDIGIDAVLAEIPSINTAVEADLARILRETALKPAFRRALEERMHELAPRKSSDHSTAP comes from the coding sequence ATGAGTGCCGTGAACATACATGGACCTGTGAAGAATCGCGCGGCCGCGGGCCTGCTGTTGTGCGCGCTGATGCTGATACTCGGCTGCGTGAAAACCGAGCGTGGCGACGAAATAGTGTATCAATGCGCCGCCAACACCGCCGAGGTTGCCGCCCTGGAAGCCGACATCCCTGCGTTTGCCGCGCAGAGCGGGATCACGATACGGCTCAATCCCTTTTCGGGCGACGAGAAACTGCTGGCGATGATCGCGGCGGGGCAGGAACCCGACATCTTCTACGCGAGCGCCTCATTGCGCGACCGCCTCGCGGCGGAGGGGCATCTGCTGGATTTGCGCACGGTCGGCGAAGGGGATCCCTTCGTCGCGCGCCTGTATGAAGCAGCGCTGCAGGACGGCCGCGCCATCGACGGAGGGTGGTACAGTTGCGGAAACTGGGCGTTCACCTGCGGCGTGTATTACAACCGCCGGCTCTTCGACGAGGCACGGATCCCATATCCCGACACGTCGTGGACCTGGGACGACATGCAGCGCGCCGCCCGCGTACTCACGCGCGATAAAAATGGCGACGGCAAGACCGACCAGCACGGCATCTACATCGGGACACACTTTGTCGAAACACTCGAGCGCATGAATCACGCGCCCATAGGGCGAGATGAGATGCTGCTCTCCATCTCGCCGGAAGCGCGGGAGGTGTACGGAAAATATCTCGCGCTGCTCGACGCGGGCCTGATGCTCGATCCGCGGCGCGTGCAGGCGATGGGCATGCAGCCCCCGCAGATGCTTGAGAACGGTACCGTGGCGATGCTTGTCGAAGGTCTTCCGAATCCGTCGATGTATGCGGCGCTGCGCGTGCCCTGGGGCGTCGCGCCGCTGCCGCGTTTTGCCGGGAAGGCGCCCCTGTATTTCCGGTCGCGCAGCGGCGGCCTCTGCATCAGCGCGCGCACAAAAAATCCCGCGCGCACGTGGGCGGCGCTGAAATGGATCATCGGCACCGCGTCGGCGTATCAACCGAATCCCGTGCTGCGCGACGTTGATTTTACGGGAGGGTGGGAGGCACGGTATCCGACGCTGCGCGGATCCGGCTTCCGCGAGGTGTGGGAGCGCAGTCTCGTCAACGATGGCGGCGATTCACGATACTTTGCGCGGCTCTCGAGCTGGACCATGAATCCCATCATGGAACGCTTCCAACCCCTGCTCGACCGGCTCTGGGCGCGCGACATCGGCATCGACGCAGTGCTCGCCGAAATCCCGTCCATCAACACCGCCGTCGAAGCCGACCTCGCGCGTATCCTGCGCGAGACCGCCCTGAAACCCGCGTTCCGCCGCGCGCTCGAGGAACGAATGCACGAACTCGCGCCGCGGAAATCCTCCGATCACTCAACCGCCCCATGA
- a CDS encoding sugar ABC transporter permease, with protein sequence MLYSLYLSFTSATLLSPPVWIGFDNYRAIFRDDALFPASLANTFVYVALAVPLSITLSLALALLLHAPLRGLPLFRALFYLPSIANIVAVSVLWIWMLNPEFGLVNGLLRGIGIEGPLWLQSEVWAKPALVVMSLWGIGGMVVVFLAALEGVPRELHEAARIDGASAARRFFRITLPMISPAMLFSAIIGVIGGLQVFAQAYVMTGGAQPGSEGGPGNATLFAVLYIYKKAFQEFRMGYASALAWILFLIILGATVAAMRLARSRVHYEGGDAA encoded by the coding sequence ATGCTCTATTCGCTGTATCTGAGCTTCACCTCCGCCACGCTTCTCTCGCCGCCTGTCTGGATTGGATTCGACAATTACAGGGCGATATTCCGTGACGACGCGCTGTTCCCCGCGAGTCTCGCCAACACATTCGTGTACGTGGCGTTGGCCGTGCCGCTGTCGATAACCTTATCCCTGGCGCTGGCCTTGCTGCTGCACGCACCGCTGCGCGGCCTCCCGCTGTTCCGCGCGTTGTTCTACCTGCCCTCCATCGCAAACATCGTCGCGGTGTCGGTGTTGTGGATATGGATGTTGAATCCGGAATTTGGTCTGGTAAACGGACTGCTGCGCGGCATCGGCATCGAGGGGCCCTTGTGGCTGCAGAGCGAGGTGTGGGCCAAGCCGGCGCTGGTCGTGATGTCGCTCTGGGGTATCGGCGGCATGGTTGTCGTTTTTCTTGCGGCGCTCGAAGGTGTGCCGCGCGAATTACACGAAGCCGCCCGCATCGACGGCGCCTCCGCCGCGCGGCGTTTCTTCCGCATCACACTGCCCATGATCTCGCCCGCCATGCTCTTCAGTGCGATCATCGGCGTGATCGGCGGCCTGCAGGTGTTTGCACAGGCGTATGTCATGACCGGTGGCGCGCAGCCGGGGAGCGAGGGCGGGCCCGGCAACGCGACACTGTTCGCGGTACTGTACATCTACAAAAAGGCCTTTCAGGAATTCCGCATGGGTTATGCATCCGCCCTTGCCTGGATCCTGTTCCTGATCATACTTGGCGCCACCGTGGCGGCGATGCGCCTCGCGCGCTCGCGGGTCCATTACGAGGGAGGGGACGCCGCATGA
- the galK gene encoding galactokinase, producing MLRYSRLIKNFARHFPGSEAEGVRRVPGRVNLIGEHTDYNGYPVLPIAIDRDMAVAYRRRNDSTVRISNSEGLYGERMFRLGSVDAMFPRGDWGNYVIAAARELLDEGLIDIDRGMDACFDSGIPVAAGLSSSSALLVAAGLALLAVNDTAADPLYLADVFARAERHAGIEGGGMDQAAALLSARGTALCIDFYPLRARRIQLPASMAIVVSDSLQRAPKTAAMRHAYNLRAVECRLAFALARAAHTEAGARVDGAERLADLDGAGADAETVLAKLAGGPLQLSEIAARTGMGEEDLILSFCTTRDGSVVEAGPDGFRVAERYRHVVREAARVRAAADALQAGEIAAFGDLMNASHESCRDDFGISTAELDTLVAIARANGALGARVTGAGFGGCTVSVTPPQLVPDLLAALRAQYYEPRSDLLAAQGRSIDDALFVVRASEGAGPVELRG from the coding sequence ATGTTACGATACAGCCGCCTTATAAAGAACTTCGCCAGACACTTCCCAGGCAGTGAGGCCGAGGGGGTGCGGCGGGTGCCGGGCAGGGTGAATCTGATTGGGGAGCATACGGATTACAACGGGTATCCCGTGCTGCCGATTGCAATCGACCGCGACATGGCCGTGGCATACCGGCGCCGCAACGATTCGACGGTGCGCATCAGCAACAGTGAGGGGCTGTATGGCGAACGCATGTTCCGGCTTGGTTCGGTGGATGCGATGTTTCCGCGGGGGGATTGGGGCAACTACGTCATCGCCGCCGCGCGGGAGCTGCTCGACGAAGGACTGATCGACATCGACCGCGGCATGGATGCCTGCTTCGACAGCGGCATCCCCGTCGCGGCCGGACTCTCGTCGTCCTCCGCCCTGCTCGTCGCGGCCGGACTCGCGCTGCTGGCAGTCAACGACACGGCCGCCGATCCGCTGTACCTTGCCGACGTGTTCGCGCGTGCCGAGCGGCACGCGGGCATCGAGGGCGGCGGCATGGATCAGGCGGCCGCGCTGCTGTCGGCACGCGGCACCGCGCTGTGCATCGACTTCTATCCGCTGCGCGCCCGCCGCATCCAACTGCCCGCGTCGATGGCCATCGTCGTCAGCGACAGCCTGCAGCGCGCGCCGAAGACCGCGGCAATGCGCCACGCCTACAATCTCCGCGCCGTGGAATGCCGCCTGGCCTTCGCGCTCGCGCGCGCGGCGCATACGGAGGCGGGGGCGCGTGTCGACGGCGCGGAGCGGCTCGCCGATCTCGACGGCGCGGGTGCCGATGCGGAGACGGTGCTGGCCAAACTCGCGGGGGGACCGCTGCAGCTTTCCGAGATCGCCGCGCGGACCGGAATGGGAGAAGAGGATCTGATACTCTCATTCTGCACGACCCGCGACGGGTCGGTGGTGGAAGCGGGGCCGGACGGATTCCGCGTCGCGGAGCGCTACCGCCACGTGGTGCGCGAAGCGGCACGTGTGCGCGCCGCGGCGGACGCTCTGCAGGCCGGCGAGATCGCCGCCTTTGGCGATCTCATGAACGCCTCGCACGAAAGCTGCCGCGACGATTTCGGGATCAGCACCGCGGAACTCGACACGCTGGTCGCCATCGCGCGCGCAAACGGAGCGCTCGGCGCGCGCGTCACAGGCGCGGGATTCGGCGGATGCACCGTTTCGGTCACACCGCCGCAGCTCGTCCCGGATCTGCTTGCCGCCTTGCGGGCGCAGTACTATGAGCCGCGCTCCGATCTGCTTGCCGCCCAGGGGCGCTCGATCGACGACGCACTGTTTGTCGTGCGGGCATCCGAAGGCGCGGGTCCGGTGGAACTGCGGGGATGA
- a CDS encoding carbohydrate ABC transporter permease, with amino-acid sequence MSHGRAAVPVIARYTAAYAVLTALGALFAMPALWMISSSLHDSAGVFAQPFRWLPAEPHFENYTRALHIVPFGRFFINTMLVTVPSVLFTVVSCSLVAYGFARLRFPGRDLLFSICLATMMLPGQVTMIPQYMLFARLGWIDTLLPLIVPSLFGTPFYIFLLRQFFLTIPRESDDAALIDGAGRLRILWSIVLPQARPALATVVLFSFINSWNDFFTPLLYINTPEHATLTLGLNMMKTQMLGSGVVEWNTLMAASVMVMVPNVILFLLAQKHFVRGIAAGARMG; translated from the coding sequence ATGAGCCACGGACGCGCGGCGGTGCCGGTCATTGCGCGATACACCGCGGCCTATGCCGTCCTCACAGCGCTCGGCGCGCTCTTCGCGATGCCCGCGCTGTGGATGATCTCGTCGTCGCTGCACGATTCGGCGGGTGTGTTTGCACAGCCGTTCCGCTGGCTACCGGCCGAGCCGCATTTCGAGAACTACACGCGCGCGCTGCACATCGTGCCATTCGGGCGCTTCTTCATCAACACGATGCTCGTCACCGTGCCGAGCGTGCTGTTCACCGTCGTGTCCTGTTCCCTGGTTGCGTACGGTTTCGCGCGGCTGCGCTTTCCCGGACGCGACCTGCTGTTCTCAATCTGCCTCGCGACCATGATGCTCCCCGGACAGGTGACGATGATCCCGCAGTACATGCTGTTCGCGCGGCTGGGATGGATCGACACGCTGCTGCCGCTCATAGTGCCGAGCCTGTTCGGGACACCGTTTTATATTTTTCTTCTTCGCCAATTCTTCCTTACCATACCACGCGAGTCCGACGATGCCGCCCTCATCGACGGCGCCGGCCGGCTGCGCATCCTCTGGAGTATCGTGCTCCCGCAGGCGCGACCCGCGCTCGCAACCGTGGTGCTCTTCAGTTTTATCAATTCGTGGAACGACTTCTTTACGCCTCTGCTCTACATCAACACGCCCGAACACGCGACACTCACGCTCGGACTCAACATGATGAAGACGCAGATGCTCGGTTCGGGCGTGGTGGAATGGAACACCCTGATGGCCGCGTCGGTGATGGTGATGGTGCCAAATGTGATCCTGTTTCTGCTGGCGCAGAAACACTTCGTGCGCGGGATCGCCGCGGGCGCGAGGATGGGATGA
- a CDS encoding choice-of-anchor D domain-containing protein encodes MKSHPISTLIPAFLLLALALCADVHGQGRINWQAADASGAERSQEGLIRVYSNVGQSVNGVTTGTGRILNSGYLYVRLVPTGVATISTQSLIDFGSVLVGQTETRSLTVQNTGAQPLNISGTPATPSQFTVIANGGAQTIAPGGSVTMQIQFAPSAAGLLTGTLTINSNAGNDPSFDVALRGTGTSSAPNLQLSTTSLPFNATVGGSDTRSVTLSNTGNAPLTLSGQAISGPNASLFTITHNAASPIAGGSNDFIEIRYSPTSAGNHAATLTITSNDPNTPTAIVNLNGNATSGSTPRLTMSTSPIDFGTTTPSTLVTRVVVISNTGTAQLTLNSQNVSGTGFSLQSPAGGVISPGGTTTATLAFQPSAVGSYSGTFSLTSNDPANLSVSVTLNGQCSAVSTGPRIAASRSYIDFTPVKTGVQKVEDVVIRNTGNQDLVISQQLITGIDAADFSIVSPATTTIAPGGSATVRLGCRPFTAGNKRANYSVESNDPTQRTFDLALIATATGVYDPAALPRSIRLHQNYPNPFNPGTTFRYETDVAGVVELRAYTMYGEDIGVINSEFREAGVHSVQYDGSMLASGVYSIECRLIRGSVVERSNVIQITLAK; translated from the coding sequence ATGAAATCACATCCGATTTCCACTCTCATCCCGGCGTTTCTGCTGCTGGCACTCGCGCTCTGCGCGGATGTGCACGGGCAGGGGCGCATCAACTGGCAGGCGGCCGACGCCTCGGGAGCCGAACGCTCGCAGGAGGGTTTGATCCGCGTATACAGCAACGTGGGTCAGTCCGTCAACGGCGTCACCACCGGCACCGGCCGAATCCTGAACAGCGGCTACCTGTATGTGCGGCTTGTGCCGACAGGTGTCGCCACCATCAGCACGCAGTCGCTCATCGACTTCGGCAGCGTGCTTGTCGGGCAGACCGAGACACGCTCGCTCACCGTGCAGAACACGGGCGCTCAGCCACTGAACATCTCGGGCACCCCTGCCACGCCATCACAGTTCACCGTCATCGCGAACGGCGGCGCGCAGACTATCGCGCCGGGCGGTTCCGTCACGATGCAGATTCAGTTTGCACCATCGGCCGCGGGTCTGCTCACGGGCACGCTGACCATCAACAGCAATGCGGGCAATGATCCGAGCTTTGATGTGGCGCTGCGCGGCACGGGCACGTCATCCGCGCCCAACCTGCAGCTCAGCACAACATCGCTGCCCTTCAACGCGACAGTGGGCGGCAGCGATACGCGCAGTGTGACACTCTCGAACACGGGCAATGCCCCGTTGACCCTGAGCGGTCAGGCGATCAGCGGACCGAACGCGTCGCTGTTCACCATCACCCACAACGCGGCCTCCCCGATAGCAGGTGGCAGTAACGACTTCATCGAAATCCGCTACTCCCCCACCAGCGCGGGCAACCACGCCGCCACTCTCACCATCACCAGCAACGACCCGAACACACCCACCGCGATTGTGAACCTGAACGGCAACGCCACTTCGGGCAGCACGCCGCGGCTGACGATGAGCACCTCGCCCATCGACTTCGGAACGACGACACCATCAACGCTCGTCACCCGCGTCGTCGTGATTTCGAACACCGGAACGGCGCAGCTCACGCTCAATTCACAGAATGTCTCCGGCACAGGATTCAGTCTTCAGAGCCCCGCGGGCGGAGTCATTAGTCCGGGCGGGACAACAACGGCGACACTGGCATTCCAACCCTCTGCGGTCGGATCCTATAGCGGCACCTTTTCGCTCACGAGCAACGATCCGGCGAATCTGTCGGTCTCGGTGACGTTGAACGGGCAGTGCAGCGCGGTATCAACCGGGCCGCGCATCGCCGCGAGCAGGTCCTACATCGATTTCACTCCGGTGAAAACCGGCGTGCAGAAGGTGGAGGATGTGGTGATCCGCAACACGGGCAATCAGGATCTTGTGATCTCGCAGCAGCTTATCACAGGCATCGACGCGGCGGACTTCTCGATCGTATCGCCCGCCACTACAACGATTGCACCGGGTGGAAGCGCCACAGTGCGCCTCGGCTGCCGGCCGTTCACCGCCGGCAACAAACGTGCGAACTACTCTGTCGAGTCCAACGATCCGACACAGCGCACCTTCGATCTCGCGCTCATTGCCACCGCGACGGGCGTGTACGATCCCGCGGCTCTGCCGCGCAGCATCCGTCTGCACCAGAACTACCCGAATCCCTTCAACCCGGGTACGACATTCCGCTACGAGACCGACGTTGCGGGAGTGGTGGAACTGCGTGCGTACACGATGTACGGCGAAGACATCGGCGTCATCAACAGCGAGTTCCGCGAGGCCGGAGTCCATTCTGTGCAGTACGACGGCTCGATGCTCGCGTCGGGCGTGTACTCCATCGAATGCCGTCTCATCCGCGGCAGCGTGGTGGAACGCTCGAATGTGATACAGATCACGCTCGCAAAGTAA